The Polynucleobacter sp. MWH-UH2A DNA segment AGGCGGCAAGCGAAAAGATGGAAAAAATGTAATTCAAGCCTTTGAGGATAAAGGCTATCAATACATTCATTCTCCAGACGATCTAAAGAAGATCAATAAGACAAAGGTGTTGGGATTATTTGCTAACGAAGACATCGATTATGAAATTGAGCGCAACCCAAAGGAGTCGCCAAACATATCTCAGATGCTGGATGCCGGGCTACGCGTTCTTAATCGAGAGTCTAAAAGCAATAAAGGTTTTGTCCTATTTGTTGAAACTGAAAATTCAGATTCGGCCGGCCACAATAATGATGTTGCCTCACTCATGCGCGACCTTTGGGCATTTGACGATGCAGTTAAAGTTGCCCTAGATTTTCAGAAGCAATACCCAAGAACCTTAGTTATTGTTACCGGCGATCATGAAACTGGAGGCTTTTCACCAAGCTATGGCCGTAAAAATCTAGGGGCGGCAGGTAGCGCAAATTATCTGAATGTCGATATTCAACAACTGAAGTTGATTGAGCAATTCAAGATGTCTTTAAACGAATTCTCCACCCAGTTGAAGTCCAAAATGAAGCAGGGGGCTAGTAAATTTGAATTAAACGCCTTCCTCACTACATTGCTCGAAGAAAGCTTTCCTGGGCTCGTGTTAGAGGACGACCTTAGAGAGAAAATAATCAATCAAGGTCAGTTGTATCCCAACTCAAATTATTTGCCAGCCAATATTCTCGGCTTAGCAATTGCACGGCAAACGGGTTTTTATTGGGGTACTTCTGGCCATACTCCTGCACCCATTACGGTCGCCGCCATTGGGCCTGGATCAAACATATTCCGAGCTTATGATGACAATACGAGATTTGCCCTGAAACTACGTCGTCTTATTTCTGGGAAGTAAGACCTAGAAGGCAGCCCTCACTCCCATCATGACGCTTCTGCCAGGTTGTGGTGCATAGAGTCTTACGGCCATGGGAGAGGTTGCGTAGCGAATGTCTTCATTCAGTAAATTCTTTAAGGCAAGGTAGCCCGTCCAGTTGATTTTCCCAATTCGCTCTGTATAAGAGAGATTTGCATTGAGCAGGTTATAGCTGGGTGTGGGGCTGATTTCCCAGTTTGCTAAGCGATTCTGTTGATAGCTATAAATATAGGTAGCGCTAGTGAGCCAGCCATTGCGTTGATAGGCCATTTCAGCCCCCAAGCGTGGAGCGGGTTGCAGGGGTAAATTCCCGCCAGCATTAAAACTTCCTTGTGAGACATCTCCAAAAATACGGCTCCCAATACCAGCTTGATTCCAGTTATAAGATAGTTCCCCCTCTGCACCACGAATATTGGCATTCGCTTGCGATGCCTGTACAACAGAAAAATTTTCATACACGGTACTAGATGAACCTGTATAGAAACCATAGATGTAATTCGTAAATTGATTTCGATAAATACTGACCTTGCTACGTATATCGCCTATGGTCTTCTGAAGACTCAATTCAATATTGTGCGAAGTTTCTGTGCCCAAATTGGAGTTGCCAATATCAAAAGTTGCCGTTGAATCATGGGGTCCATATGAATATAGCTCTTGAGGGGTTGGTGCCCGCTGGGAAACGGTATACGCCAAACCAAGACCATATCCTTTAGCAATGTCATAATGTCCGCCAGCCGAGTAGGAGAATAAATTGAATTGCCGATTCTGAATAGCTGGAGGAATATACGTATTCGGTATTCCTTGTGAATTTGGGCTAGGAAACTGTGTAGCCGAGTTAGGGTTTTGTGAGGCATAGCTATAGCGAGCGCCAAGGTTGGTTTTTAATGCACCGTAACGGCCTTCCTCTACCCAAAATAGGGCGCTGGCATTGGACTTGGTTTGTGGAACGATGACATAGTTATTGGTAGATAAATCCAAAGCATTGAGCGTTGCGCCAGTTACTTGCGCACCAACTACACCTTTGGATCCAAACCATTGCTTATGCGCTAGTTCTAGTCGCGCTTCAGTGGCAGTGTTATTCCATTGAGTTGATGCAACACCGTTATTGTTAAATTCAGTATGTTGGTAGTTGGTATTGGCCGCACTGAATTTGAGAGATGAAAATCCATCAAATGGATCATTGGTTTGATGGGCAAGGTCATACCGATTTTGAGATTGCTGAATAAAGCCACCTTCAGCAGTCGGCGTGCCGTAGTTATGATTCATTCTCTCTAAAGAAACCCCGGTATACCCATCTGTACGGATGTAGGAGGCACCAAGTCCTAAGCTATTTTGATTGCTAAATGAGAACGGAAGTTTTCCGCTGTAAGGAATATTTACAGGGCTACCTGGATTAATTGCCCAATTCGCATTTGGTCCGCCTTGTTCTGCATAACCTGGAATTTGATAGTTATTGGAGTTGCTAATAGTAGAGTCAAGATGCAAGGCTAAAGGTCCAGCGGGTGCATCTAATTCAATATTGCCAGTTTTTCCTTGGTTTGCAGTTTCATAACTTGTATTAATTGCTCCCGATAGAGCATCGGGCAATGAAGTCACAATTCGATCATTCAAGACATTGACTAAACCACCGCTAGAGCCAGAACCGTACATTAATGCAGCGGCACCACGCAATATTTCGATCTGATGGGTGTTTTGCATGGGATTCGCAACGGCATGATCCGGGGAGATGCTAGACACATCCCCAACCGATAAACCATTTTGCAAGATCTGTACGCGGGCGCCCTCAAGTCCACGGATGACTGGCCTGGAGGCTCCCGCCCCATAACCAGTGGCTGAAACTCCCAACTCATTGGCAAGGGTTGACCCTAGCGTGTTCCCCAGTTTATTTTGCAGCTCATCACCGGTAAGGACTTTATTGGGTGATAGGAACCCATGACCATCATCACGTGAGCCACTCACATTCAGTTGGATTGATGCATCAAGATCATTTTGTGACCAAGCGCTAGCGCTGATCAAGAATGACAGGATCAGCGCTGCTACATGTAAACATTTTCGATACTGCTGGAGATGCATACTTCATCCACATTCGCCAAGGAATTGACGATTAATAAACAATTCATGCCAGATAAATCACCTGGCATAAGCCTAATATCTAGAGGATGAAAGAAGGGGGTGCTTGTGATTGATAGGCGACCAGAGAGGGCGCATCAATTTGGGTAGCCGACCACTGAAAAATGACGAGTTGAATATTGCTTGCTAATGATCCCAAGTGAAGACTTGGAGGAATACAGCCAGCCAGAGTTAAGGCATCAAATAAATGGCAGGCTTCGGAGCTGTGTTGAACAGCGGGCTTGCATTCAACTTCCGCAGAATCGCAAATCGTTTGTTTTGCGAAGCCCAAATGAGAGACGTTGTGGCTAAGGCCAACCCAATGAGTTCCCAGCATGCAAAATGACAGCAATACCGCTACAAGCGTAGCGTTTATTTGCTGATTTAATCTGCTGGAAAAATGGGCAATCATGTGCCGAATATTACAGGATTTGCCTGAAATAGCCCTGTCGGTGTAGAATATCGGTTCCGTCGGAGTGTAGCGCAGCCTGGTAGCGCACCTGCTTTGGGAGCAGGGGGTCCAAGGTTCGAATCCTTGTACTCCGACCACTTTCTCTATTTAGTTCTGATATAGACCCAGCCAATATCTGCCCATAGCTCAGCTGGATAGAGCAACGGCCTTCTAAGCCGTAGGTCGCAGGTTCGACTCCTGCTGGGCAGGCCAAATTTCCCTTATTGCTGTTTTATTCTCTACCGCTGGTAGAAACCCGCTAAATTCATGCAAAAATGCCGAATTAGCCGATAAATTTGCTATAAATGCAGGTGTATCTACATCACCAAATATATAAGTACGGTAATTAAAGGAGAAGCTCAATGAAGCGCATTTCAATGGTTAAGGCAGGTCTGATTGCAACGGGTTTATTGCTTTCAAGTATTAATGCTCAAGCAGCAAGTCAAACCTTGGACAAAATGAAATCTACTGGTGCTGTCACCATGGGTGTTCGTGAATCATCTATTCCGATGTCCTACACCACTGGCGATAGTCGTTTCGATGGCTACCACGTTGAGATTTGCCGCATGATTTTGGGTGATATCAAAGACAAGCTAGGCATGAATACCTTGCGTATCAACTACCAGCCTGTGACTTCTCAAAACCGTGTTCCGCTAGTACAGAACGGAACTGTTGATATTGAGTGCGGTACCACAACCAACAACACAGCACGCGCAAAAGATGTTGGCTTTGCATATACCCTTTATGTTGAAGAGGTACGCATTGCTGTTAAAGCAAATTCTGGCATTAAGTCGATTGCCGATTTAAATGGCAAGAAAGTGGCGACCACCACAGGAACGACGTCTGTTCAATTGCTCCGTAAGCATGAGAGAGCGAATGGCGTTAATTTTGATGAGGTATTTGGCAAGGATCACGCTGATAGCTTCCTCTTGCTAGAGTCAGGCCGTGCAGACGCCTTTGTGATGGATGGTTCTATTTTGGCCGGCAATATTGCCAACT contains these protein-coding regions:
- a CDS encoding alkaline phosphatase; this encodes MKLKFIVGLCFVLTLFTSSFALAQNQQQPPQNIIILFADGTTSSQYEFGRYSSQLLRQQPFAITDVVMQHGNMQLMKTESANYFVTDSAAAASAMSIGQKVNNGAISVTPDGKSPETLMKFAKNNGKRIGLISTAPVYDASPAAFSVHAKSRRDSEIIVDQYLQLEPDLLMGGGADFFLPNTVEGGKRKDGKNVIQAFEDKGYQYIHSPDDLKKINKTKVLGLFANEDIDYEIERNPKESPNISQMLDAGLRVLNRESKSNKGFVLFVETENSDSAGHNNDVASLMRDLWAFDDAVKVALDFQKQYPRTLVIVTGDHETGGFSPSYGRKNLGAAGSANYLNVDIQQLKLIEQFKMSLNEFSTQLKSKMKQGASKFELNAFLTTLLEESFPGLVLEDDLREKIINQGQLYPNSNYLPANILGLAIARQTGFYWGTSGHTPAPITVAAIGPGSNIFRAYDDNTRFALKLRRLISGK
- a CDS encoding TonB-dependent receptor, which produces MHLQQYRKCLHVAALILSFLISASAWSQNDLDASIQLNVSGSRDDGHGFLSPNKVLTGDELQNKLGNTLGSTLANELGVSATGYGAGASRPVIRGLEGARVQILQNGLSVGDVSSISPDHAVANPMQNTHQIEILRGAAALMYGSGSSGGLVNVLNDRIVTSLPDALSGAINTSYETANQGKTGNIELDAPAGPLALHLDSTISNSNNYQIPGYAEQGGPNANWAINPGSPVNIPYSGKLPFSFSNQNSLGLGASYIRTDGYTGVSLERMNHNYGTPTAEGGFIQQSQNRYDLAHQTNDPFDGFSSLKFSAANTNYQHTEFNNNGVASTQWNNTATEARLELAHKQWFGSKGVVGAQVTGATLNALDLSTNNYVIVPQTKSNASALFWVEEGRYGALKTNLGARYSYASQNPNSATQFPSPNSQGIPNTYIPPAIQNRQFNLFSYSAGGHYDIAKGYGLGLAYTVSQRAPTPQELYSYGPHDSTATFDIGNSNLGTETSHNIELSLQKTIGDIRSKVSIYRNQFTNYIYGFYTGSSSTVYENFSVVQASQANANIRGAEGELSYNWNQAGIGSRIFGDVSQGSFNAGGNLPLQPAPRLGAEMAYQRNGWLTSATYIYSYQQNRLANWEISPTPSYNLLNANLSYTERIGKINWTGYLALKNLLNEDIRYATSPMAVRLYAPQPGRSVMMGVRAAF
- a CDS encoding amino acid ABC transporter substrate-binding protein, whose amino-acid sequence is MKRISMVKAGLIATGLLLSSINAQAASQTLDKMKSTGAVTMGVRESSIPMSYTTGDSRFDGYHVEICRMILGDIKDKLGMNTLRINYQPVTSQNRVPLVQNGTVDIECGTTTNNTARAKDVGFAYTLYVEEVRIAVKANSGIKSIADLNGKKVATTTGTTSVQLLRKHERANGVNFDEVFGKDHADSFLLLESGRADAFVMDGSILAGNIANSKNPKDYKIVGEVLSTEPIAIMVRKDDPEFRAAVDASIAKIVANGNMPKLWNKWFLSPIPPKNIVVGLELSPATKNAWANLNDKPAEDYNKK